The region CTCCTCGCCAACCATCCAGCCTTTCGCACCGTCATAATTGAGCACGCAGGTAGCGTTTCCGTGGATGCCCATCTTGTGCTCGATTGAACCACACGAAACCGCATTGCGGTCGCCTAGCGAGCCGTCATCATTGACCAGCACCTTTGGCACCACGAACAGGGATATGCCTTTGGAGCTATCCGGTGCGCCTGGTGTCTTGGCGAGTACCAGGTGAATGATGTTTTCAGTCAGGTCGTGCTCGCCTGCCGAGATGAAGATCTTCGTTCCGGTAATCGAATAGCTGCCGTCTGCCTGTGGCTCTGCCTTGGTGCGGATCATCCCCAAATCCGTGCCGCAATGCGGCTCAGTCAGATTCATAGTGCCAAGCCATTCGCCCGAGATCATTTTCGAGACGTATTTCTCTTTCTGCTCTTCAGTCCCCGAAGCGATCAGCGCCGCCACGGCTCCAGTGGTCAAACCCGGATACATACCGAATGCCTGATTGGCTGATGCAACGAATTCCTCAATCACGAACCCCAAAACGTGCGGCATGCCCTGTCCGCCGAATTCTTCAGGCGCAGAGATCGTACCCCAACCTGCTTCACGATATTGCTTGAAGGCTTCCTTGAAGCCATCTGGTGTTGTCACGCTGCCGTCATCGTGGCGCGTGCAGCCTTGCTGGTCGCCAATCTGGTTGATCGGGGCCAAAACCTCGGAGCAGAACTTGCCGGCTTCGTCCACAACCGCTTCGACCATGTCGGGCGTTGCCATTTCAAAGCCTGGCAGATTACCGAAGGATCCTAGCTCCAACATTTCGTTGATTACGAAACGGGTGTCACGGGTGGGGGCGTTGTAGGTGGGCATCTGTGTGTCCTTGCTGCAATAGGGTTGCGACTATAGGAAAAAGCTCACTTGTTGAGGTTGAGCGTTTCGATCTGTTTGATGAATTCGCTGAGCTCTTTGATCGAGGAATCAATGTCTGCGCGCTGGCGCTTCAGCTTTGCAACATGCGCCTTGCATTTTTCGATTGTAACGCGGCGCTGTTCAACACGGCCATCATCGAGATCGTAAAGGTCGATCATTTCACGGATTTCGACGAGGCTAAAGCCGACATTCTTTGCCCGCATGATCCACGCCAGACGAGCCCGATCGCGCTTCGAATATACGCGCGTCAATCCGACCCTTGCGGGCGAGATCAATCCTTCGTCCTCATAAAAGCGCAGCGCGCGGGCGGTGCACTCAAATTCCGTTGTCAGATCGGAGATTGAGTATTGCTGGCGTGCGAGTTTATCGGGTCGGTCGATATGGGCCCCGGCATGCTTGCCGTCTTGAGCTATTTGATTCGATTTTGCTGGTGCTGTTGCCATACCACTGGCTATAGCTTACCTTTACGTTAGCGTCAAGTCTTGACCCTTACGAGAGTGCCGTCACTGACAATCCGATAAAAGCACGAATGCTCTCCGGTATGACACGCAGGACCGGCTGGATCGACGTAAAGAAGCAGCGCATCCTGGTCGCAATCAGTACGCATTTCAGTGACGCTCAAGTTATTGCCCGAGGTCCCGCCCTTCATCCAAAGCTCTTGCCGCGAGCGTGACCAGAAATGCGCTATTCCACTACTCTGCGTTTGAGCAATGGCATCTGCATTCATATGTGCCACCATCAGAACATCCTTGGTCGAATTCTCGATCACAACCGCGGTAACAAGCCCGGCCATGTCGAACTTAGGCCGGAACTCTAATGACAGTTCGGGTGATTCAGATCCGCCATTGTGATCAGTCAAAATATCTTCCTTCGATGAACGGGTGGTGGCTTACGATGGGTTGTTGCAGGATAACCACATTGCCGCTCCAAAATCTATTGGCAAGCGACTTCACACTTTGAGTTTTGACGCTGCAGTGAGACGTAGCGTCATCGGGCTCAGGCTCGACCACCGGACAAAGGTGCAAAATGCGCCGGGTTCAGGGGGCAGTCGGAATGCAGCACTCCTTTTGGAAGAGCTCTTTCGGCAAGAACGATGAGGGATAGGACCCGAACAACCAAAAAGGGGGTGGTTGTTCAAGCTTCTATGAAGAGGGTTTGTTTAATTTCGTCACGTGGCGCCCGGGGCCTTTTCGGCCTCGGGCGTTATGTTTTCAGACCTTGGGGTATCGCGGCATGATCGCCATGCAGAGCACCCGACATCACCCTCCCAAAACACGCGATGGAGACGGACCGCGCTCCGCTTTTCAGAAGTACGCGCGTGCACACATCACTGGTTGCTCCGCTGGTCAGCACATCATCGACCAATATGATATCCTGACCAGATAGCATTGTTGCCCGACGCGGGTTCAATCGAATCGCACCTGAAAGGGTTTTCTCGCTTTGTTTAGGAAGCATTCCGCCAAGCATTGGCGTATTCCTGATTCGGTATAGCCCGTCGACAAGTGCTTTCCCTTTTCCCAACTTCTCCAGTTCTAGCGCGAGAAGCGCGGATTGATTGTATCCCCGCCGCCATAGCCTCCACCTGTGCAGTGGCACCGGCACCAGCAAGGGAGGTGGCACCACACCATCCGTTTGTGGAATCTTGGACCCGATCATTTCTGCGAGCTGCCGCGCCAATCCGATCTTTCTGCCATGTTTGAAAGAGAGGATCAGCTTGCGCGACGCGTCATTGTAAATCGTTCCTGCGTAAATCCCGGAGTGCTTCGGCATACGCTCGAGGCAAACGGCACATTGTGCGCCATCGGGATTGGTCATGTCGCTTGGAAAAGGCCTGGAGCAAGTCGCGCAAGCAGGATCACCGGGAATAACAAGCCCACTCCAACATGGTGCGCAAAGCCCGTCTTGATTGGCTGTCGCATTTCCGCAGATCGGGCAGCGCGGCGGGTAAACTAGATCAATCATCGGCGCGAAGGCTTGCGCGGCCTGCGCAAGAACTCTTCCGCCCGATCTGCTGCTGGTCATGCGGCCCTCTTGCGTTGGCAATGTAAGCACGGCAGTGATCGCATGATGTCGCAAACACAGGTACCTACTATATTCTCAAGAGCGCGCCGGGAGCAGCGAGAGCAACGGGCGTCAGTCCGCATCGGCACAAGCTGGCTCTATGACGCTATGCAGGAAGATATCGGTGAGCGGCTCGACTTCATGCGGCACGAGGCAAAGAGTGCCCTTCTGGTGGGGCACGAAACTTCCTTGCTTGAGACAGCACTTGCGGCCTCAGCATCGAATATCTGTTCAGCCCGCACTCTTGATGAAGAAGAGCCACTGCCATTCTCCGAGCTTAATCTGCTTGTCAGCCTCGCCCGGCTAGATAGCGTCAACGATCTGCCGGGCGCGCTTATCCACGCGCGCAATGCACTGGCTCACGGAGGGCTGATGATCGCGCAGATTATCGGGGCTGGTAGTTTAACATCGCTTCGGGAGATCATGCTGGCTGCGGACGGCGATCGGCCAGCGGCGCGCATTCACCCACAGATTGATGATCGCGCGGGGACTGCTCTGCTCCAACGCGCCGGGTTCTCAAAACAAGTGGTCGATACACACAAACTTACGGTGCGCTATAAATCAGTGACGACGTTGATTGATGATCTTCGCGATCAGGCGCTGACTTCAGTGCTGGTATCACCGGCCCCGTATTTGGGAAAGTCGGGTCTGGCCCGCGCGCAGGCCAAGTTCGATGAGCTGCGCGAGGACGACGGGAAAGTTTCCGAAACCTTCCAGATCCTGACGCTGACCGGTTGGCGCTACGCCTTCAGTGATGATTGCGCCGCCGCCAGTCGCGCGATCGGCACGCGGTATGGCGATGCGCTGACATAATCCAGGCCAACGCTCTCGTAGAAGGCGATGCTGGCAGGATCACCGCCATGCT is a window of Altererythrobacter rubellus DNA encoding:
- a CDS encoding double zinc ribbon domain-containing protein; amino-acid sequence: MTSSRSGGRVLAQAAQAFAPMIDLVYPPRCPICGNATANQDGLCAPCWSGLVIPGDPACATCSRPFPSDMTNPDGAQCAVCLERMPKHSGIYAGTIYNDASRKLILSFKHGRKIGLARQLAEMIGSKIPQTDGVVPPPLLVPVPLHRWRLWRRGYNQSALLALELEKLGKGKALVDGLYRIRNTPMLGGMLPKQSEKTLSGAIRLNPRRATMLSGQDIILVDDVLTSGATSDVCTRVLLKSGARSVSIACFGRVMSGALHGDHAAIPQGLKT
- the hisI gene encoding phosphoribosyl-AMP cyclohydrolase; translated protein: MTDHNGGSESPELSLEFRPKFDMAGLVTAVVIENSTKDVLMVAHMNADAIAQTQSSGIAHFWSRSRQELWMKGGTSGNNLSVTEMRTDCDQDALLLYVDPAGPACHTGEHSCFYRIVSDGTLVRVKT
- a CDS encoding methyltransferase, coding for MMSQTQVPTIFSRARREQREQRASVRIGTSWLYDAMQEDIGERLDFMRHEAKSALLVGHETSLLETALAASASNICSARTLDEEEPLPFSELNLLVSLARLDSVNDLPGALIHARNALAHGGLMIAQIIGAGSLTSLREIMLAADGDRPAARIHPQIDDRAGTALLQRAGFSKQVVDTHKLTVRYKSVTTLIDDLRDQALTSVLVSPAPYLGKSGLARAQAKFDELREDDGKVSETFQILTLTGWRYAFSDDCAAASRAIGTRYGDALT
- a CDS encoding MerR family transcriptional regulator, with product MATAPAKSNQIAQDGKHAGAHIDRPDKLARQQYSISDLTTEFECTARALRFYEDEGLISPARVGLTRVYSKRDRARLAWIMRAKNVGFSLVEIREMIDLYDLDDGRVEQRRVTIEKCKAHVAKLKRQRADIDSSIKELSEFIKQIETLNLNK